Proteins encoded within one genomic window of Microbacterium soli:
- a CDS encoding LacI family DNA-binding transcriptional regulator encodes MHRPTIEEVAALAGVSRSTVSRVVNGAPAVSANALEAVRRAIAELNYSPNRAARSLASRQTHAIGLVVPEDTSRFFGDPFLASVVAGISERLDDSDYILNLLIASDDPGGKMVRFVRNGGVDAAIIVSHHASDAFVGSIADAVPVVFGGRPAHTRDSDVIVDVDNVRSARMATEHLIALGRRRIATITGTMTMVVSTDRRDGFLAALADAGLEPAGIIDGDFSEQGGADAARRLLQRSERPDALFVASDLMARGAMGVVRAAGLRVPEDIAVVGFDDSALAAASDLTSVRQPTFQQGELLAELTIDLLAGRRPAALTMLETELVVRGSAPAV; translated from the coding sequence GTGCACCGTCCCACGATCGAAGAGGTCGCCGCCCTCGCCGGGGTGTCGCGGTCGACCGTGTCCCGGGTCGTGAACGGCGCGCCCGCGGTGAGCGCGAATGCGCTGGAGGCCGTGCGGCGGGCGATCGCGGAGCTGAACTACTCCCCGAACCGCGCCGCGCGCTCGCTGGCCAGCAGGCAGACCCACGCCATCGGGCTCGTGGTGCCGGAGGACACCTCGCGCTTCTTCGGCGATCCGTTCCTGGCATCCGTCGTCGCCGGCATCAGCGAGCGGCTGGACGACTCGGATTACATCCTCAACCTGCTGATCGCGAGCGATGATCCGGGTGGGAAGATGGTGCGCTTCGTGCGCAACGGCGGCGTGGATGCGGCGATCATCGTCTCCCATCACGCCAGCGACGCCTTCGTGGGCAGCATCGCCGACGCCGTGCCCGTGGTGTTCGGCGGGCGTCCGGCGCACACGCGGGACAGCGATGTCATCGTGGACGTCGACAATGTGCGGTCGGCTAGGATGGCCACGGAGCATCTGATCGCGCTGGGCCGAAGGCGGATCGCCACCATCACCGGCACCATGACGATGGTGGTGAGCACCGACCGGAGGGATGGATTCCTGGCGGCCCTCGCGGATGCCGGGCTGGAGCCCGCCGGCATCATCGACGGGGATTTCAGCGAGCAGGGCGGTGCCGACGCCGCACGCCGGCTGCTCCAGCGATCGGAACGTCCGGATGCGCTCTTCGTCGCGAGCGATCTCATGGCGCGCGGGGCGATGGGCGTGGTGCGCGCCGCGGGACTGCGCGTGCCGGAGGACATCGCGGTGGTCGGCTTCGACGACTCGGCGCTGGCCGCGGCATCCGACCTGACCAGCGTCCGTCAGCCGACCTTCCAGCAGGGCGAGCTGCTGGCGGAGCTGACGATCGATCTGCTGGCGGGGCGGCGGCCCGCCGCGCTGACGATGCTCGAGACGGAGCTCGTCGTGCGCGGGTCGGCACCGGCCGTCTGA
- a CDS encoding 5-oxoprolinase subunit PxpA, whose product MASIDLNSDLGENTPDRIVGDDEAMLAVVTSANVSCGFHAGSPEGIGDTLAAAVRRGVVIGAHPGYRDHENFGRIDVDVDSATLQAHIEYQLGALEGLARAVGGAVAYVKPHGALYNAIARDERRAADVVAAIRAIDPGLVLLGLAGGTALEVARRAGLQVAAEAFADRGYLPDGRLVPRTQAGAVLHDAHVVAERMVRLVETGAIRAVDGTEVRIDAQSICVHGDTPGSVAMAGEVRRMLQAAGIAITPFTQRGAGRPSGGTV is encoded by the coding sequence ATGGCATCCATTGACCTGAACTCGGACCTCGGCGAGAACACCCCCGACCGCATCGTGGGCGACGACGAGGCCATGCTCGCCGTCGTCACGAGCGCGAATGTGTCGTGCGGGTTTCACGCGGGCAGCCCCGAGGGCATCGGCGACACGCTGGCAGCGGCCGTCCGGCGCGGGGTCGTGATCGGCGCGCATCCGGGCTACCGCGATCACGAGAACTTCGGGCGCATCGACGTGGACGTCGACTCCGCGACCCTGCAGGCGCACATCGAGTATCAGCTGGGGGCGCTGGAGGGCCTGGCTCGGGCGGTCGGCGGCGCCGTCGCGTACGTGAAGCCGCACGGTGCGCTGTACAACGCCATCGCCCGCGACGAGCGCAGGGCGGCGGATGTCGTGGCGGCGATCCGGGCGATCGACCCGGGCCTCGTGCTGCTGGGGCTCGCCGGCGGCACGGCGCTCGAGGTCGCTCGGCGTGCGGGGCTGCAGGTCGCCGCCGAGGCCTTCGCCGACCGCGGCTATCTGCCCGACGGGCGGCTCGTCCCCCGCACGCAGGCGGGCGCGGTGCTGCACGACGCGCACGTCGTCGCCGAGCGCATGGTCCGCCTCGTCGAGACCGGTGCGATCCGCGCCGTCGACGGCACGGAGGTGCGCATCGATGCGCAGTCGATCTGCGTGCACGGGGACACGCCCGGTTCGGTGGCGATGGCGGGAGAGGTCAGACGGATGCTGCAGGCCGCCGGCATCGCGATCACGCCGTTCACGCAGAGGGGCGCGGGCCGCCCGTCCGGCGGGACGGTGTGA
- a CDS encoding GH1 family beta-glucosidase, whose protein sequence is MTRSFPDGFLFGAATAAYQIEGAAFEDGRTASIWDAFARVPGAVVAGDNGDVACDHYHRYSDDVALMKELGLQTYRFSTSWSRVRPDGGPVNARGLDFYKRLVDELLAADIVPWLTLHHWDMPQALEEKGGWTSRDIVDRFVEYALSVHDALGDRVQHWTTMNEPWCSSFLSYTAGVHAPGRTSIRDGLLASHHLLLSHGRAVQALRERAPELDLGITLNLTVADAADEADPLDVDAARRVDGQFNRWFLDPIFRGAYPADIVRDIRDVDADAVSAWQQAVRPEDLEAISAPLDALGINYYHGEMLSGHPQGDAEGNPHETAGQQRRTASPFPSHEGVHWVERGLPRTGMGWEVQPEGLTRLLVRIGEEYAPEVPLYVTENGVAYDDEVGEDGRVADADRAAFLRDHVAATLDAIEQGIDVRGYFYWSLLDNYEWAWGYAKRFGIVRVDYDTQQRTIKDSGLEYARIIAARAI, encoded by the coding sequence ATGACGCGATCCTTCCCCGACGGGTTCCTGTTCGGCGCCGCCACGGCCGCATACCAGATCGAGGGCGCCGCCTTCGAAGACGGCCGCACCGCATCGATCTGGGACGCCTTCGCGCGCGTTCCCGGAGCCGTCGTCGCGGGCGACAACGGCGATGTCGCCTGCGACCATTACCACCGCTACTCCGATGACGTCGCGCTCATGAAGGAGCTCGGCCTGCAGACGTACCGCTTCTCCACGTCGTGGTCGCGGGTGCGCCCCGACGGCGGTCCCGTCAACGCGCGGGGCCTCGACTTCTACAAGCGCCTGGTCGACGAGCTGCTGGCGGCGGACATCGTGCCGTGGCTCACGCTGCATCACTGGGACATGCCGCAGGCGCTCGAGGAGAAGGGCGGCTGGACGAGCCGCGACATCGTCGACCGTTTCGTCGAGTATGCGCTGAGCGTGCACGACGCCCTCGGCGACCGCGTGCAGCACTGGACCACCATGAACGAGCCGTGGTGCTCGTCGTTCCTCTCCTACACGGCCGGCGTGCATGCACCGGGCCGCACGAGCATCCGTGACGGCCTGCTGGCCTCGCACCACCTGCTGCTCTCGCACGGTCGCGCCGTCCAGGCGCTGCGCGAGCGCGCACCCGAGCTCGACCTCGGCATCACTCTGAACCTCACCGTGGCGGACGCGGCGGATGAGGCCGACCCGCTCGACGTCGACGCCGCCCGCCGCGTCGACGGTCAGTTCAACCGCTGGTTCCTCGACCCGATCTTCCGCGGCGCCTACCCGGCCGACATCGTCCGCGACATCCGCGACGTCGACGCCGACGCGGTTTCGGCGTGGCAGCAGGCCGTGCGGCCGGAGGACCTGGAGGCCATCTCCGCCCCGCTCGACGCGCTGGGCATCAACTACTACCACGGCGAGATGCTGTCCGGGCATCCGCAGGGCGACGCCGAGGGCAACCCGCACGAGACCGCGGGACAGCAGCGACGCACGGCCTCGCCGTTCCCCTCCCACGAAGGTGTGCACTGGGTCGAGCGGGGGCTGCCGCGCACGGGCATGGGCTGGGAGGTCCAGCCCGAGGGGCTGACCCGTCTGCTGGTCCGCATCGGCGAGGAGTACGCCCCCGAGGTGCCGCTGTACGTCACCGAGAACGGCGTCGCCTACGACGACGAGGTGGGCGAGGACGGCCGGGTCGCGGATGCCGATCGCGCGGCGTTCCTGCGCGACCACGTCGCCGCGACGCTGGACGCCATCGAGCAGGGCATCGACGTGCGCGGCTACTTCTACTGGTCGCTGCTGGACAACTACGAGTGGGCCTGGGGCTACGCCAAGCGATTCGGCATCGTCCGGGTCGATTACGACACGCAGCAGCGCACCATCAAGGACAGCGGTCTCGAGTACGCTCGCATCATCGCCGCGCGGGCGATCTGA
- the purQ gene encoding phosphoribosylformylglycinamidine synthase subunit PurQ, translating to MRIGVITFPGSLDDRDAQRAVRIAGAEPVALWHGSHDLEGVDALVLPGGFSYGDYLRSGAIAALSPIMSEVKDAAAKGVPVLGICNGFQMLVEAHLLPGGLIRNDHQHFVRRDQRLTVENASTAWTNAFEKGQEIIIPLKNGEGGYIAADDTLDRLEGEGLVAFRYAGVNPNGSLRDIAGLTNERGNVVGLMPHPEHATEPGFGPDTAQAMRSGVDGLGFFASAIAAVTAVAA from the coding sequence ATCCGCATCGGGGTCATCACCTTCCCCGGATCGCTGGACGACCGCGACGCGCAGCGCGCGGTGCGCATCGCCGGCGCCGAGCCCGTCGCCCTCTGGCACGGCTCGCATGATCTCGAGGGTGTGGATGCCCTCGTGCTGCCCGGCGGCTTCAGCTACGGCGACTACCTGCGCTCGGGCGCGATCGCCGCGCTCTCGCCGATCATGTCCGAGGTGAAGGACGCCGCCGCGAAGGGCGTGCCCGTGCTGGGCATCTGCAACGGCTTCCAGATGCTCGTCGAGGCGCACCTGCTGCCGGGCGGGCTGATCCGCAACGACCACCAGCACTTCGTGCGCCGCGACCAGAGGCTCACGGTCGAGAACGCGTCGACCGCGTGGACGAACGCGTTCGAGAAGGGGCAGGAGATCATCATCCCGCTCAAGAACGGCGAGGGCGGTTACATCGCCGCGGACGACACGCTCGACCGGCTCGAAGGGGAGGGCCTGGTGGCGTTCCGCTACGCGGGCGTGAACCCCAACGGATCGCTGCGCGACATCGCCGGGCTCACCAACGAGCGCGGCAACGTCGTCGGGCTCATGCCGCACCCGGAGCACGCCACCGAGCCGGGCTTCGGCCCCGACACCGCACAGGCCATGCGCTCCGGGGTCGACGGGCTGGGGTTCTTCGCCTCCGCGATCGCCGCCGTCACCGCCGTCGCCGCGTAA
- a CDS encoding DUF1761 domain-containing protein has translation MTIPEINYWAVLVATVASMIVGAIWYARAVLGARWARLAGVDLDRPSRGPLWPMITTVIVSFITAWVLAGASSIAWHFYEGSYFWASVVTAVMLWAGFTAARLITHDAFEGRPTALTTLNIAHELVTILVMAAIIGVWPPVGV, from the coding sequence ATGACCATTCCTGAGATCAACTACTGGGCCGTGCTGGTCGCGACCGTCGCGAGCATGATCGTGGGTGCGATCTGGTACGCCCGCGCAGTCCTCGGCGCCAGGTGGGCGCGGCTGGCGGGTGTCGATCTGGACAGGCCCTCGCGCGGGCCGCTGTGGCCGATGATCACCACGGTGATCGTCAGCTTCATCACGGCGTGGGTGCTCGCCGGCGCCTCGTCGATCGCGTGGCATTTCTACGAAGGGTCCTACTTCTGGGCATCCGTCGTCACCGCCGTCATGCTGTGGGCGGGGTTCACCGCCGCGCGACTGATCACGCACGACGCCTTCGAGGGGCGCCCGACAGCGTTGACCACGCTGAACATCGCGCACGAACTCGTGACCATCCTGGTGATGGCGGCGATCATCGGCGTCTGGCCGCCGGTCGGCGTCTGA
- a CDS encoding 2-hydroxyacid dehydrogenase — protein sequence MSLLVTVPTDRLAADVGALPAEVDLRVWDMTTPAPAERIDIVVPPYVGSTGSLDVLRGVSVGLVQSQSIGYDGVAEVLPDGMPFANAASVHEASTAELAIGMMIAAQRHLPRFVRAQDRGEWSPVFAESLADRRVLLVGFGGVGKAVARRLAGFEVEMTAVARTARTEQVDGIGEMAVHGIDELPALLADAEIVVLSLPGNEETRHLFDAELIARMAPKALLVNVGRGPLIDTDALLLALQEGRVRAALDVFEQEPLPAGHPLWSAPNLLMTPHGGGASTAMNPRMAKLVRTQIERMLAGEPPVNVVIPAS from the coding sequence GTGAGCCTCCTCGTGACCGTCCCCACCGACCGTCTCGCCGCCGATGTCGGCGCCCTGCCCGCGGAGGTCGACCTGCGCGTCTGGGACATGACGACGCCGGCGCCCGCTGAGCGCATCGATATCGTGGTGCCGCCGTACGTGGGGTCCACCGGATCACTCGACGTTCTCAGGGGCGTGAGTGTCGGACTCGTGCAGAGCCAGTCGATCGGCTACGACGGCGTCGCCGAGGTACTGCCCGACGGGATGCCGTTCGCGAACGCCGCGAGCGTGCACGAGGCGTCGACGGCCGAGCTCGCCATCGGGATGATGATCGCCGCGCAGCGCCATCTCCCACGATTCGTGCGCGCGCAGGACCGCGGCGAGTGGTCACCGGTGTTCGCCGAGAGCCTCGCCGACCGGCGCGTGCTGCTGGTCGGCTTCGGCGGGGTCGGCAAGGCCGTCGCCCGGCGCCTCGCCGGGTTCGAGGTCGAGATGACGGCGGTCGCCCGCACCGCCCGCACCGAGCAGGTGGACGGCATCGGCGAGATGGCCGTGCACGGGATCGACGAGCTCCCGGCGCTGCTGGCGGACGCCGAGATCGTCGTGCTGAGCCTGCCGGGCAACGAGGAGACCCGCCATCTCTTCGACGCCGAGCTGATCGCCCGCATGGCGCCGAAGGCGCTGCTGGTCAACGTGGGGCGCGGTCCGCTGATCGACACGGACGCCCTGCTCCTCGCCCTGCAGGAAGGACGCGTGCGCGCCGCGCTGGACGTGTTCGAGCAGGAGCCGCTGCCGGCGGGGCACCCGCTGTGGTCGGCCCCGAACCTGCTGATGACCCCGCACGGCGGAGGCGCCTCCACCGCCATGAACCCGCGGATGGCGAAGCTCGTACGCACCCAGATCGAACGGATGCTGGCGGGCGAACCCCCGGTGAACGTCGTCATCCCGGCATCCTGA
- a CDS encoding glycoside hydrolase family 13 protein, with translation MAQLEQSATSGSEWWRSAVIYQIYPRSFADASGDGIGDLPGITSRLDDLKSLGIDAIWLSPFMTSPQKDAGYDVADYRDVDPLFGTLADFDAMLQAAHARGIRVIVDLVPNHSSDQHVWFQQALKAAPGSPERARYIFRDGRGENGELPPNNWESVFGGSMWERVTEADGTPGQWYLHIFDVSQPDFDWTNEEVREEFRSILRFWLDRGVDGFRVDVAHGLIKAEGLPDYTPDASADSMGGGEEDVPYWGQDGVHDIYRDWHRVLAEYDGDRALCGEAWLPTLQRTALWVRPDEMHQTFNFPYMMTAWDADALRDVIRESLDEFGRVGAPSTWVLSNHDVIRHASRLALTADSPQGDGIGPRSAGKPDPVIGLSRGRAATTLMLALPGSAYLYQGEELGLPEAMEIPDEFRQDPTWFRSNGERYGRDGCRVPLPWTASGTAFGFNDTGASWLPQPAEWARFARDAEETQPDSTLNLYRALLTERRARKLGTGTLVWEDTDASAVAFRRGDLHVIANLSDAPIELGEDVTFVIRSEPFTGTALPANTAAWFTRA, from the coding sequence ATGGCACAGCTCGAGCAGTCCGCGACCTCCGGTTCCGAATGGTGGCGCAGCGCCGTCATCTACCAGATCTACCCCCGTTCCTTCGCGGATGCCTCCGGGGACGGCATCGGCGACCTCCCCGGCATCACCAGCCGCCTCGACGACCTGAAGAGCCTCGGCATCGACGCGATCTGGCTGAGCCCGTTCATGACCAGCCCGCAGAAGGACGCCGGCTACGACGTGGCCGACTACCGCGACGTCGACCCGCTGTTCGGCACGCTGGCCGACTTCGACGCGATGCTCCAGGCGGCGCACGCCCGCGGCATCCGCGTCATCGTCGATCTCGTCCCCAACCACTCCTCCGACCAGCACGTCTGGTTCCAGCAGGCGCTGAAGGCCGCGCCCGGCAGCCCGGAGCGCGCCCGGTACATCTTCCGCGACGGCCGCGGCGAGAACGGCGAACTCCCCCCGAACAACTGGGAGAGCGTGTTCGGCGGCAGCATGTGGGAGCGCGTGACCGAAGCCGACGGCACGCCCGGCCAGTGGTACCTGCACATCTTCGACGTGTCCCAGCCCGACTTCGACTGGACCAATGAAGAGGTCCGTGAGGAGTTCCGCAGCATCCTGCGCTTCTGGCTCGACCGCGGCGTCGACGGGTTCCGCGTCGACGTGGCGCACGGCCTGATCAAGGCCGAGGGTCTGCCCGACTACACGCCCGACGCGAGCGCCGACTCGATGGGCGGCGGCGAGGAGGACGTGCCGTACTGGGGTCAGGACGGCGTGCACGACATCTACCGCGACTGGCACCGGGTGCTGGCCGAGTACGACGGCGACCGCGCGCTGTGCGGCGAGGCCTGGCTGCCGACGCTGCAGCGGACCGCCCTGTGGGTGCGCCCCGACGAGATGCACCAGACGTTCAACTTCCCCTACATGATGACGGCGTGGGATGCCGACGCGCTGCGCGATGTCATCCGCGAGTCGCTCGACGAGTTCGGTCGGGTCGGCGCGCCCAGCACATGGGTGCTCTCCAACCACGACGTCATCCGGCACGCCTCGCGGCTCGCACTCACCGCCGACAGCCCGCAGGGCGACGGCATCGGGCCGCGCTCGGCGGGCAAGCCCGACCCCGTCATCGGGCTGTCGCGCGGTCGGGCGGCGACGACCCTGATGCTCGCCCTGCCCGGCTCCGCATACCTGTACCAGGGCGAAGAGCTCGGCCTGCCCGAGGCCATGGAGATCCCGGACGAGTTCCGACAGGACCCGACCTGGTTCCGCTCGAACGGCGAGCGCTACGGACGCGACGGATGCCGGGTTCCGCTGCCCTGGACGGCATCCGGCACCGCCTTCGGCTTCAACGACACCGGGGCGTCCTGGCTGCCGCAGCCGGCGGAGTGGGCGCGCTTCGCCCGTGATGCCGAGGAGACGCAGCCCGATTCGACACTGAACCTGTACCGGGCCCTCCTCACCGAGCGCCGGGCTCGCAAGCTGGGGACGGGCACTCTGGTGTGGGAGGACACGGATGCCTCCGCCGTGGCGTTCCGTCGCGGCGACCTGCACGTGATCGCGAACCTCTCCGACGCGCCGATCGAGCTCGGCGAGGACGTGACGTTCGTCATCCGCTCCGAGCCCTTCACCGGCACGGCGCTCCCGGCGAACACCGCCGCCTGGTTCACCCGGGCCTGA
- the purS gene encoding phosphoribosylformylglycinamidine synthase subunit PurS, which produces MPTIVVDVMPKAELLDPQGKAVSGAFARLGIQDFSQVRIGKRFELTVDGEVTDAVLAEARRVAEEVLSNSVIEDVVGVSVDGAEVRA; this is translated from the coding sequence ATGCCCACCATCGTCGTCGACGTCATGCCCAAGGCCGAACTGCTCGACCCGCAGGGGAAGGCCGTCTCCGGAGCCTTCGCCCGTCTGGGCATCCAGGACTTCAGCCAGGTCCGCATCGGCAAGCGCTTCGAGCTCACCGTCGACGGCGAGGTCACCGACGCCGTGCTCGCCGAGGCACGGCGCGTGGCCGAGGAGGTGCTCTCCAACTCCGTGATCGAGGACGTGGTGGGTGTCTCCGTCGACGGCGCCGAGGTGCGGGCATGA
- a CDS encoding urea amidolyase family protein, with translation MRILTASDRALLVEASDLDEAMRLNLAWEGTPGVVERIPGARTVLVRFDPSRISARRLAAVLRETAPTGTRMPATGEVTIPVQYDGEDLDEVAAMLGVSTEEVVRRHQRAGWRVAFSGFAPGFGYLIGDDPLFDVARRATPRTRVPAGAVALAGRFTGVYPRSSPGGWQLIGRTEAVMWDIDRDPPALLTPGTSVRFTTAQRGRIRPAERSAGGDLRENPAGEAGGRSLEVIRPSLQLLVQDPGRPGYAALGVSASGTADRTAMRDANRAVGNPPGAAVLESVGGAELRFRLDGVVAVAGAIGDLTLMDADGIGRSAPHGAPFAVSRGDGLVIGEPTHGLRSVIAVRGGILAERALGSAATDTLAGLGPAPLRAGDVLRIGPEPRQAVDPHPLPRALPASGDLVELEITAGPRDDWFTPAAVAALTGQDWTVTPRSDRVGIRLHGEEPLARAVAGELPSEGAVTGALQVPADGQPVLFLADHPLTGGYPIIAALTDRCLDLAGQLPPGARIRFRRVDAGR, from the coding sequence ATGCGCATTCTCACGGCATCCGATCGCGCCCTGCTGGTGGAGGCGTCTGACCTCGATGAGGCGATGCGGCTGAACCTCGCCTGGGAGGGGACGCCGGGTGTGGTCGAGCGCATCCCCGGCGCGCGGACGGTGCTCGTCCGCTTCGACCCGAGCCGCATCTCCGCGCGGCGGCTGGCCGCCGTGCTGCGGGAGACCGCGCCGACCGGGACGCGGATGCCGGCGACGGGCGAGGTGACCATCCCCGTGCAGTACGACGGCGAGGATCTCGACGAGGTCGCCGCGATGCTGGGCGTCTCGACCGAGGAGGTCGTGCGGCGTCATCAGCGTGCCGGATGGCGGGTCGCCTTCTCCGGCTTCGCGCCCGGGTTCGGCTACCTCATCGGGGACGACCCGCTCTTCGACGTGGCACGACGGGCGACGCCGCGCACCCGGGTGCCCGCCGGCGCCGTGGCCCTCGCCGGACGGTTCACCGGGGTGTACCCGCGCTCCAGCCCCGGCGGCTGGCAGTTGATCGGGCGCACCGAGGCGGTCATGTGGGACATCGACCGCGACCCGCCTGCGCTGCTGACGCCGGGCACGTCGGTCCGGTTCACGACGGCGCAGCGCGGACGGATCCGTCCGGCCGAGCGCTCTGCGGGCGGGGACCTGCGCGAGAACCCGGCCGGTGAGGCAGGAGGCCGAAGCCTGGAGGTCATCCGTCCCTCCCTGCAGCTGCTCGTGCAGGATCCGGGGCGGCCAGGGTACGCGGCGCTCGGGGTCTCGGCATCCGGCACAGCCGACCGCACGGCGATGCGCGACGCGAACCGCGCCGTCGGCAATCCCCCTGGAGCCGCCGTGCTGGAGAGCGTGGGCGGTGCGGAGCTGCGGTTCCGCCTGGACGGGGTGGTGGCGGTCGCGGGGGCGATCGGTGACCTGACGCTGATGGATGCCGACGGCATCGGCCGCTCCGCGCCGCACGGCGCCCCGTTCGCCGTCTCCCGCGGCGACGGGCTCGTGATCGGAGAGCCGACCCACGGTCTGCGCAGCGTCATCGCCGTGCGCGGCGGCATCCTCGCCGAGCGGGCATTGGGCAGCGCGGCCACAGACACCCTCGCCGGCCTCGGTCCCGCGCCGCTGCGGGCCGGAGACGTCCTCCGCATCGGCCCGGAACCCCGGCAGGCCGTCGACCCGCATCCGCTGCCGCGCGCGCTCCCGGCATCCGGTGATCTCGTCGAGCTCGAGATCACCGCGGGGCCGCGCGACGACTGGTTCACGCCGGCCGCCGTCGCCGCTCTGACCGGACAGGACTGGACCGTCACGCCGCGCTCGGACCGCGTCGGCATCCGACTGCACGGCGAGGAGCCGCTCGCGCGGGCCGTCGCCGGGGAGCTTCCCAGTGAGGGCGCCGTCACCGGAGCGCTCCAGGTGCCCGCCGACGGGCAGCCCGTGCTGTTCCTCGCCGATCACCCGCTCACCGGCGGCTACCCGATCATCGCGGCGCTCACCGACCGCTGCCTCGACCTCGCCGGCCAGCTGCCGCCGGGCGCCCGCATCCGCTTCCGGCGGGTGGATGCGGGTCGCTGA
- a CDS encoding adenine phosphoribosyltransferase has product MSPELARAESLIRGIPDYPSPGILFRDITPLLADAEALRTTTAALVEPFDGAFDVVAGVEARGFILAGAAALAAGCGFVPIRKAGKLPRPAASIDYALEYGTATVEMHDDLPTGTRVLLIDDVLATGGTLAAGRSIIERLGYTVAGISVLFEIDGLGGRDVIGDLHTVFHSS; this is encoded by the coding sequence GTGAGTCCCGAACTGGCGCGCGCCGAGTCCCTCATCCGCGGGATCCCGGACTACCCGAGTCCCGGCATCCTGTTCCGCGACATCACCCCGCTGCTGGCGGATGCCGAGGCGCTGCGCACCACCACCGCCGCCCTCGTCGAACCGTTCGACGGAGCCTTCGACGTGGTCGCCGGGGTGGAGGCGCGCGGGTTCATCCTCGCCGGGGCGGCCGCCCTCGCCGCGGGATGCGGCTTCGTCCCCATCCGCAAGGCCGGCAAGCTCCCGCGTCCGGCCGCGTCCATCGACTACGCACTGGAGTACGGCACCGCCACCGTCGAGATGCACGACGACCTGCCGACGGGCACCCGCGTCCTGCTGATCGACGACGTCCTCGCCACGGGCGGCACCCTGGCCGCCGGGCGCAGCATCATCGAGCGGCTCGGATACACGGTCGCGGGCATCAGTGTGCTGTTCGAGATCGACGGGCTCGGCGGGCGCGACGTCATCGGCGACCTGCACACGGTCTTCCACTCGAGCTGA